The nucleotide sequence TCGCGGGCCCGGCGGCGCACGGCGTCCTCGAGGGGTTCGCCCGGCCGGGGGTGGCCGCAGACCGAGTTCGTCTCCACGCCGGGGAAGCTCGGCTTGTCGTCGGCGCGGTGGGTGACGAGCAGGCGCCCCTCGTCGTCGACGACGTAGCAGGAGAAGCCGAGGTGCAGCGGCGTCGCGTCGTGGTGGACCTCGGCCTTGCGGGCGGTCCCGAGCGGGTGGCCGGCGTCGTCCACGAGGACCACGTCGTCGTCGACCCACGCGGGGTCGGTGGCGCGGCGGGTCGAGCGCTCGCGGGCGACGAGCCGCCGGGGGTCGCGGGCGGTGACCATCCGGGCCGCGAGGCCGGCCTTGACCGCGGTCGGCACGCGGACGCGGCCCGAGAAGACGTCGTGGTCGGCGGCCTCGATGCGCTCGAGGATGCGGGCGTACAGCACGCGGGCGGTCGCGACGCAGCGCAGCGAGGCCGGCGGGAGGACGGACAGGCCCGCGTCGGCCTCGCGGTACAGGCGCCGGTTGCGCTCGATCTCGAAGGCCATGAGCGCGCGCCACTCGGGCGTCACCGTGCGGGCCCACGGGTCGGCGCCGAAGTGCCGCAGGTCCTCCTGCGGGACGTAGACGCGCCCGCGGTCGAGGTCCTCGTCGACGTCGCGCAGGAAGTTCGTCAGCTGGAAGGCCAGGCCCAGCGCCCGTGCGGGGGAACGGGCCTCGCTCGTCGGGTGCAGGACGGGCAGCATCATCTCGCCGATGACCGCCGCGCTGCCGTCCATGTAGCCGAGCAGGTCCTCCCACGTCTCGTAGGTGCGCCGGGTGAGGTCGGTGCGCATCGCGCCGAAGAACCGGGTGAAGCACTCGTCGGGGATGCGGCGCTCGCGCACCGTGGTCGCCACGGCGGCGAGCACCGGGTCCTCGGAGGTGCCGGTGGCGACCGCGTCGTGGAAGCGCGCCTCGAAGGCGTCGAGGTCCGCGGCGGTCGACGCCCCGGGCTCCGGGCCGGCGAGGTCGACGATGTCGTCGGCGAGGCGGGCCAGCGTGTAGACCGCGAAGACGTGGCGGCGGTCGGCGCGGGGGAGCAGGCGCGCGCCCCAGTAGTACGTCGTGCCGTGCTCGCGCGTCACGGCCGCGCACCGGGCGTAGCCCTCCTCGAGGAGGGCCGCGGGGGGTCCGCTCATGCGGGCAAGCCTGCCGCACGGGGCCGGGGGGCGGGAGCGGCGGCCCCCGCGTACTGCTGCACCCGCTCGGCGGCGAGCTTCCCGCTGACGAGCACCATCGGGATGCCGACGCCGGGCGTCGTGCCCGAGCCGGCGAACACGAGGCCGGGCACGCGGCGGTCGACGTTCGAGGGCCGGAAGGGCCCGGACTGCAGGAACGTGTGGGCCAGCGCGAACGGCGTGCCGAGGTGCATCCCCTGCGCGAGCCAGTCGTCGGGGGTGACCAGCCGCTCCTCGACGACGTCGGTCGGGTAGCCGTTCGCGTCGAGGAACGCGAGCAGGCGCTCCTTCATCGGGCCGCTCTCGCGGCTCCAGTCGAGCCCGGAGCCGGTGTGCGGCACCGGCTCGAGGACGTAGAGGGTCGAGTGCCCCTCCGGCGCCACCGAGGGCTCGCTGAGCGAGGGCACCGTGACCAGGCGCGAGGGGTCGGGCATCAGCTCGCCGCGGTCGATGAGCGCCTCGAACGCGCTGTCCCAGGCGTCGCCGAAGTGGATGTTGTGGTGGTGGATGCCCGGCGCCGGGCGTCCCTTGACCCCGAGGTGCCAGACGACGGCCGACGGCGAGTAGTCGCCGCGCCGGACGACGCGCGGCGGCGTGACCTCGGGCAGCAGGCGGGCGTACGCCACCGGCAGGTCGACGGTGCAGACGACCGCGTCGGCCGCCAGGCGCGTGCCGTCGGCGGTCGCGACCCCGGCCACCGCCCCGTCGCCGCGCCGCAGCACCGAGG is from Arthrobacter sp. NEB 688 and encodes:
- the idi gene encoding isopentenyl-diphosphate Delta-isomerase — encoded protein: MSGPPAALLEEGYARCAAVTREHGTTYYWGARLLPRADRRHVFAVYTLARLADDIVDLAGPEPGASTAADLDAFEARFHDAVATGTSEDPVLAAVATTVRERRIPDECFTRFFGAMRTDLTRRTYETWEDLLGYMDGSAAVIGEMMLPVLHPTSEARSPARALGLAFQLTNFLRDVDEDLDRGRVYVPQEDLRHFGADPWARTVTPEWRALMAFEIERNRRLYREADAGLSVLPPASLRCVATARVLYARILERIEAADHDVFSGRVRVPTAVKAGLAARMVTARDPRRLVARERSTRRATDPAWVDDDVVLVDDAGHPLGTARKAEVHHDATPLHLGFSCYVVDDEGRLLVTHRADDKPSFPGVETNSVCGHPRPGEPLEDAVRRRARDELGVELAEVRLVLPAFRYRARARTLGENELCPVLVARAASTAASPDPVEVGRVDWVPWQRFSSEVLAGTRPVSSWCAEQVPLLAALGPHPLQWPTAPREQLPAAARAGDTVGAG
- the crtI gene encoding phytoene desaturase family protein, which codes for MKVLVVGAGLSGLAAACHLTAAGHDVTVLERDEVVGGRAGLLRMGDFRFDPGPVVMTMPELLHAPIRAVGGDPERLVPMRRLDPAYRAVYTDGSELQVRADMADLREEVRRLSGERDAAGFDRFLTWLEELYDVEFDTFIDRNLDSVLDLVRNPVTAARLLGLGGLRALGPRVASFFEDDRLHRIFGFQSLYAGVAPAQARAVFAVITYMDSVRGVFHPEGGMHAVPAGMARALEDAGVPIHLGVEVTSVLRRGDGAVAGVATADGTRLAADAVVCTVDLPVAYARLLPEVTPPRVVRRGDYSPSAVVWHLGVKGRPAPGIHHHNIHFGDAWDSAFEALIDRGELMPDPSRLVTVPSLSEPSVAPEGHSTLYVLEPVPHTGSGLDWSRESGPMKERLLAFLDANGYPTDVVEERLVTPDDWLAQGMHLGTPFALAHTFLQSGPFRPSNVDRRVPGLVFAGSGTTPGVGIPMVLVSGKLAAERVQQYAGAAAPAPRPRAAGLPA